The nucleotide window AGTCCGACGTCTCCTTGGCGGGATTCCCCCCTGCCTTGGGATCGCTACTGCCACCTGCTCCCCGTCGTACGCCGAGAACGCCGGCGAGCCCGACGGTCGCTGCCGCGGTGCCGAGAGAGCGGAGCAGGTCCCGCCGCGCCACGTCCACTCCGCCGACAGCTCCGCGGCCCGCGACGCCGACGACCGCCGCGCCGACGGCCCCGCCGACGAGCGCGGGGAGCGGGGCGACGGTGAGCGCGAACGCGACGAACGCCTGCACTGTCCCGACGGCGAACACGGTCTCCGCCCGCTCGCGGTCGAGCGCCCGGCCGGTCAGGACGGTCACGAATGCGAGCCCGCCGAACAACAGGACGGTCGTCAGGCCGGCGCCGACGACCAGGAGCGGCTGTGCGAGGTCGCCGAGCCGCTGGATGCCGAACGCCACCAGCCCGTCCGGCGTGAGGAAGAACAGGGTTCGGGCGAGCGCGAGGACGACCCAGCGCTCCGCGAAGCCCGCGACGAGGAACGACCCGGCGACGACGCCGACTCCCGAGGCGAGCGTGACCAGCGCCCGTCGCCGCGTCGGCCGGTTCATGCCGGAGGGTTTCGACGCTATTCATAAAGGGATGCCGCGGATTGGCGCGGGCCGAACACTGATGGCCCGCCGCTCCGTGTTTCCGGCATGGACGAGTCGGGCGACGCTGGCGGGAGCGGCAGTGTCGACGGGACGGGCGGCGATGGCGGATCGGGCAGCGTTGACGCGTCCGAGGGCGTCGAGACGGTGCGAACGCGGCCGTGCCCCTTCTGCGGCGCGTCGATGGACCACCGGCACTGCAAGTACGTCTGCCCCGAACACGGCGTCGTGATGGACTGCGCCGACACCTTCTACCACCGCTAGGGTACGAACGAGGTCTGCGGGCTGGATGGC belongs to Halorarum halophilum and includes:
- a CDS encoding HVO_2523 family zinc finger protein, which codes for MDESGDAGGSGSVDGTGGDGGSGSVDASEGVETVRTRPCPFCGASMDHRHCKYVCPEHGVVMDCADTFYHR